From a single Leishmania major strain Friedlin complete genome, chromosome 27 genomic region:
- a CDS encoding hypothetical protein (previous protein_id=AAZ09942.1) yields the protein MSAHNPKAVAAIPVAVIPPGIRRATLSMEAHERNHLAIGMGGEKYLVVHPTYSLAPHLYRRRLLGAVLQTLLEMAVFLFALLGLCTPCIIVHQRKYFALLGGYGGPMTDPPGRNVPLIACSVLMIVLFGFALIVSVTVACCLRCDQRAHVSEELFNRELLELYGAQVHEDGRVHSAGGEPSVLKDEGMWGPCCGFEANERSRRSRNTGISCLQCIVVAAGLILEGVVVYNMRWMYATAVASGKTATYENGFFVSVFALVLRIFQLLFYCYMAFHMLYMGFRRGMPRCQLIRASGSRAAGILSAHGEGASCDEQRAKADSESGYPSKPRYSAVDREGDREMEHIPSACTTLNSCS from the coding sequence ATGTCGGCACACAACccgaaggcggtggcggccatTCCGGTAGCCGTAATACCGCCTGGCATCCGCCGCGCCACCCTTTCCATGGAGGCACACGAACGGAACCACCTGGCTATCGGCATGGGGGGGGAGAAGTACTTGGTAGTGCATCCAACGTACTCGCTGGCGCCGCACCTgtaccgccgccgcttgcTTGGTGCAgtgctgcagacgctgctggagatggccgttttccttttcgcgCTTCTAGGCTTGTGCACGCCATGCATCATTGTGCACCAACGGAAATACTTCGCCTTGCTGGGCGGCTACGGCGGGCCTATGACGGATCCCCCCGGGCGAAACGTGCCGCTGATTGCGTGCTCGGTGTTGATGATCGTACTCTTCGGCTTTGCGCTCATCGTCTCTGTTACCGTGGCGTGCTGCTTGCGATGTGaccagcgcgcgcacgtgagCGAAGAATTGTTCAACCGGGAACTGCTGGAGCTGTACGGCGCGCAGGTGCACGAAGATGGTCGCGTGCACAGCGCTGGTGGTGAGCCGAGCGTTTTGAAAGACGAGGGTATGTGGGGCCCGTGCTGTGGGTTCGAGGCGAATGAGCGGTCACGACGGTCGAGAAACACCGGAATCTCGTGCTTGCAGTGCATCGTGGTAGCCGCCGGCCTGATCCTGGAGGGCGTCGTTGTGTACAACATGAGGTGGATGTACGCAACTGCCGTGGCGAGCGGTAAGACCGCCACATATGAGAACGGCTTCTTCGTTAGCGTCTTCGCGTTGGTGTTGAGAATATTTCAGCTTCTCTTTTACTGCTACATGGCATTCCATATGCTGTACATGGGCTTCCGTCGAGGCATGCCGCGGTGCCAGCTCATCCGTGCGTCTGGTAGTCGCGCAGCTGGTATTCTTTCGGCCCATGGAGAAGGTGCCAGCTGTGATGAACAGCGTGCAAAGGCCGACTCGGAGAGCGGCTATCCATCCAAGCCGCGGTACAGCGCTGTTGACAGGGAAGGCGATCGCGAGATGGAGCACATTCCGAGCGCGTGCACCACGCTCAATTCCTGTTCATGA
- a CDS encoding conserved hypothetical protein (previous protein_id=AAZ09944.1), producing MLFGNEAPFHLKPIPYRGVRKHQAEVLQHPPGYQHPIIPLPPCSASEVTAVRPSASSTAAHLLRSSAYLSPASSVNSGSTPGTSSCTSSNHHAVGPATASALHRVAPPNLLQQQQHNPRMRRESGQGGDAFLADAERLDPDMTADAALRQERVCERRKLLAHQQARRERAALREATLQASRNAAFEAECRRLANVAGTARSNREQDDRDPITHQCYTAEAEQLLMDRNSHVHTRYAARQRFLDRQMNSTEYNILTWQLR from the coding sequence ATGCTGTTCGGCAACGAGGCCCCTTTCCATCTAAAGCCGATTCCGTACCGCGGTGTCCGCAAGCACCAGGCAGAGGTGCTTCAGCATCCGCCCGGCTATCAGCACCCGATCATTCCTCTCCCACCGTGCTCAGCGTCGGAAGTCACAGCAGTACGACCCAGCGCtagcagcaccgcggcgcacTTGTTGCGATCGTCTGCCTATCTCTCACCGGCCTCCTCGGTGAATTCAGGCAGCACCCCTGGGACCTCATCATGTACATCATCAAACCACCACGCAGTGGGCCCCGCCACCGCTTCTGCACTCCACAGAGTGGCACCACCGAATctactgcagcagcagcagcacaaccCGCGCATGCGCCGTGAAAGCGGACAGGGCGGCGATGCCTTTTTAGCGGATGCAGAACGACTTGATCCGGACATGACGGCCGATGCTGCTCTTCGTCAGGAACGCGTGTGCGAGCGTCGAAAACTTCTTGCACACCAACAGGCTCGCCGCGAGCGGGCGGCATTGCGCGAGGCGACGCTACAAGCCTCCCGCAACGCGGCCTTTGAAGCAGAGTGTAGGCGACTCGCCAACGTAGCTGGCACAGCGCGCAGCAATCGCGAGCAAGACGACCGTGATCCTATCACCCACCAATGTTACACAGCGgaggcagagcagctgctgatggATCGCAACTCTCACGTGCACACCCGCTACGCCGCACGCCAGCGGTTCCTCGACCGGCAGATGAACTCAACGGAGTATAACATCCTTACCTGGCAGCTTCGATAG
- a CDS encoding protein kinase-like protein (previous protein_id=AAZ09943.1), protein MQVNSLLERMRKVRQEKAAAAAAAAATATAAAPLAVTNATATVPAANAASRDAPVSSAADADTAGGGGVVSSSFLTGVTVPAPPPVFASPSSARLEYRDNARDPLCVPFTCDMVVPVLNALLSDHQRGSTSTVAAATSGGLNGAVVPMMMEAVDSIDATGGDARDVSTLSSASAAIPGAGRDSSGKENQPIVVAKAVVRMREVLAALGPPQMPQKTTVESVPSITTTGTATAASASVSSLRPSSASLFADAAYNTACAVARVDVSGAIRPICRDVNYYTRVGRISQGVYGVVFRAVTTADYERQHRQQSRHRVARPGSAASSAAVPSARVRTYALKHIKKMWLEDSQVGLPPYLMREIDLLLRLQHPNIMGALELVLLDPTPVPRRLASPPESCSPSSSSESSSSSSSSESPSTEQHAEEATECDRALRRLRSTTEDTAGQNLAKKAKIDNAEEPPPQREEARPATQAQPTGEKGTAQDAAATRPLAAVGAASKAKDVFLVMDYCPYDLGSYMRRYATAAELHGDGGDCKSTRASAQVPYFHITPRNAHPQAAASYVARAKSIVYQILRAVAFLHDSRILHRDLKTSNVLLREDGYVKVCDFGLGRLYREGQALTPTVVTLMYRAPELHFGVVDYSHKMDVWSVGCIFAELFLRRPLFHASTDSHHLLAVCEVLGIPTEESFPGLYHLPQTKTMMQSLPRWNRTSRLASLFQRGAVLPTVAHGDVPVAAEGALLPESGVDLLASVLQWNPRRRPSAAEALQHPFFKEEPLPCAPAELMRPMPWMDAAAAAGNAMPSSVLVREDRRGQPGSRGSQDGLSTATQMAPSTTGRPSSESVPPAMQHVADIPSGVEATVAAVSSASEGATAASPLARASPDTFPGGSRSVVVSDTVGGRYQQAIATRDYSGSDGDFAEEDEEKQRLQLHTRRSTRDQAEDDDDSDAETERVGRQARLLANQDRDE, encoded by the coding sequence ATGCAGGTCAACTCGCTCTTGGAGCGTATGCGGAAGGTGCGGCAGGAgaaggctgccgctgctgccgctgccgctgccaccgccactgccgctgctccactAGCAGTGACCAACGCGACCGCCACCGTCCCTGCTGCAAACGCAGCGAGCAGAGACGCACCCGTGTcgagcgccgctgacgcGGATACcgcgggtggcggcggcgtcgtgtcgtcgtcgtttcTGACGGGTGTGACGGTGCCGGCCCCGCCGCCCGTGTTCGCCTCTCCATCCTCGGCGCGGCTTGAGTACCGTGACAACGCAAGGGATCCGCTCTGTGTGCCCTTCACGTGCGACATGGTCGTGCCGGTTCTCAACGCGCTCCTCAGTGATCACCAGCGCGGCTCAACGTCAactgttgccgctgccacttCCGGAGGCCTTAATGGTGCCGTGGTGCCCATGATGATGGAGGCGGTAGACAGCATTGACGCCACTGGGGGCGATGCCCGTGACGTGAGTACATTGAGCAGTGCTTCGGCAGCGATCCCGGGCGCCGGCCgtgacagcagcgggaaggAAAACCAGCCTATTGTGGTGGCGAAGGCTGTCGTGCGTATGCGAGAAGTACTAGCAGCGCTAGGGCCTCCGCAGATGCCACAGAAGACGACAGTGGAGAGCGTGCCatccatcaccaccaccggcaccgccactgctgctagCGCGTCGGTCTCTTCTCTTCGCCCATCTAGCGCTTCCTTGTTTGCCGATGCAGCATACAATACTGCCTGCGCCGTGGCCCGCGTCGATGTCTCCGGCGCCATTCGACCCATCTGCAGGGATGTGAACTACTACACTCGAGTCGGCCGCATCTCACAGGGTGTGTACGGCGTCGTCTtccgcgccgtcaccacGGCGGACTACGagcggcagcatcggcaACAATCTCGCCACCGCGTGGCTCGACCGGGCTCAGCCGCCTCGTCAGCCGCTGTACCGtcagcgcgcgtgcgcacataTGCTCTGAAGCACATAAAAAAGATGTGGCTAGAGGACTCGCAGGTGGGGCTTCCGCCATACTTGATGCGAGAGATcgatctgctgctgcggttgcagCATCCCAACATCATGGGCGCGCTGGAGCTCGTCTTGCTAGACCCGACGCCAGTCCCGCGTCGCCTGGCATCACCACCCGAATCGTGCTCGCCCTCCTCATCGTCGGagtcgtcatcgtcgtcgtcgtcgtcggagTCGCCGTCAACCGAGCAGCACGCAGAGGAGGCCACGGAGTGCGATCGCGCCCTTCGCCGGCTTCGTTCCACGACGGAGGACACAGCGGGGCAAAACTtagcgaagaaggcgaagatTGACAACGCCGAagagccaccgccgcagcgggaAGAGGCCCGCCCCGCCACGCAGGCTCAACCTACAGGTGAGAAAGGCACTGCTCaggacgctgctgccacacGTCCGCTGGccgccgtcggtgctgcaAGCAAGGCGAAGGACGTCTTCCTTGTAATGGACTACTGCCCCTACGACCTGGGGAGCTACATGCGGCGGTACGCGActgcggcagagctgcacggcgatggcggcgactGCAAATCTACTCGTGCGAGTGCACAGGTGCCGTACTTCCACATCACGCCACGCAACGCGCAtccgcaggcggcggcgagctaCGTGGCACGCGCCAAGTCCATCGTGTACCAGATCTTGCGCGCCGTGGCATTTCTGCACGACAGCCGCATTCTCCACCGCGACCTGAAGACGTCGAATGTGCTGCTTCGCGAGGATGGCTATGTGAAGGTGTGCGACTTCGGCCTTGGTCGCCTCTACCGTGAAGGCCAGGCGCTCACCCCCACCGTTGTGACGCTCATGTATCGCGCGCCAGAGCTGCATTTTGGTGTCGTCGACTACTCTCACAAAATGGATGTCTGGTCAGTTGGGTGCATCTTTGCCGAGCTCTTCCTGCGACGCCCTCTTTTCCACGCCTCGACCGACAGTCACCACCTGCTGGCCGTGTGCGAGGTGCTAGGCATTCCCACGGAGGAGTCGTTCCCGGGCTTGTATCACCTTCCCCAGACGAAGACAATGatgcagtcgctgccgcgctggaACCGCACGTCGCGGCTGGCGAGCCTCTTCCAACGTGGCGCTGTCCTCCCCACCGTAGCACACGGCGACGTtccggtggcggcggagggcgCGCTGTTGCCTGAAAGCGGCGTGGATCTGCTTGCGTCCGTGCTGCAGTGGaacccgcgccgccgcccatctGCTGCCGAGGCGCTGCAACACCCATTCTTCAAGGAGGAGCCGCTGCCATGTGCGCCAGCAGAGCTGATGAGGCCGATGCCGTGGATggatgctgccgctgctgctggtaaTGCCATGCCTTCCTCAGTACTTGTTCGCGAGGATCGGCGTGGTCAGCCTGGGAGCCGGGGGTCTCAGGATGGCCTTTCCACGGCAACGCAGATGGCACCAAGTACAACTGGACGGCCGTCTTCTGAGAGCGTACCACCAGCTATGCAGCATGTGGCAGACATTCCCAGCGGAGTGGAGGCGACTGTCGCAGCCGTTTCATCAGCGTCTGAAGGCGCAactgctgcgtcgcctctTGCGAGGGCCTCACCGGATACGTTTCCCGGAGGCAGCCGTAGTGTTGTCGTGAGCGACACTGTTGGCGGCCGATACCAGCAAGCCATCGCTACCCGTGACtacagcggcagcgatggagaCTTcgcagaggaggacgaagagaagcaacggctgcagctgcacacgcgccgcagcacgcgcgaCCAGgccgaagacgacgacgacagtgatgcggagacggagagagtgGGGCGACAAGCGCGGCTCCTCGCAAACCAAGACCGAGATGAGTGA